The following coding sequences are from one Capsicum annuum cultivar UCD-10X-F1 chromosome 3, UCD10Xv1.1, whole genome shotgun sequence window:
- the LOC107863263 gene encoding gibberellin 20-oxidase-like protein: MSESQTRVKLPIFDISRPLSSSNSLKSLSLACKEWGFFHISNHGIPRDLCRQIHFLSKQIFNLPSDVKLNAGPFSNIRTYTPHFIASPFFESLRVSGPDFFASAQSTSQALINQPIPEFSHAMEVYGSKMEELSKSIVEVILMSLGAEFEQKFASEFRNCHGYLRVNNYTPPESTENVQEVEGLGMHTDMSCITIVYQDEVGGLQVRSKEGKWMDIDPCQDTLVVNVGDLLQAWSNGKLRSSEHRVVLKEPVSRFSIAFFWCFEDEKLIVAPEEVVGKDNLKVYKAFVCADYLKYRESNEKGKFEKVGFTVKHFAGK; encoded by the exons ATGTCTGAATCTCAGACTCGTGTAAAACTTCCCATTTTCGACATTTCGAGGCCATTGAGTTCATCTAATTCCCTAAAGTCCCTTTCTTTAGCTTGTAAAGAATGGGGTTTTTTTCACATCAGCAACCATGGAATTCCCAGAGATTTATGCAGACAAATTCATTTCCTTTCTAAACAGATATTCAATCTCCCTAGTGATGTAAAGCTCAATGCTGGACCTTTTTCAAATATAAGAACCTATACTCCTCACTTCATTGCTTCCCCTTTCTTTGAGAGCCTCAGGGTTTCTGGACCTGACTTCTTTGCTTCTGCACAGAGCACTTCCCAAGCCCTGATCAACCAGCCAATTCCAGAATTCAG TCATGCAATGGAGGTGTATGGGAGCAAAATGGAAGAACTTTCCAAAAGCATTGTTGAGGTCATACTGATGAGTTTAGGTGCTGAATTTGAGCAAAAGTTCGCATCGGAATTCAGGAACTGTCATGGCTATCTAAGAGTAAACAACTATACTCCACCCGAAAGCACGGAAAATGTACAAGAAGTTGAAGGGCTAGGAATGCACACTGATATGAGCTGCATAACAATAGTGTATCAAGATGAAGTTGGTGGACTTCAGGTGAGATCCAAAGAAGGCAAGTGGATGGACATTGATCCTTGCCAAGACACTCTTGTTGTGAATGTTGGAGATCTCTTGCAGGCTTGGAGTAATGGGAAATTAAGGTCATCTGAACACAGAGTTGTCCTGAAAGAGCCTGTGAGCCGATTTTCTATCGCTTTCTTCTGGTGTTTTGAAGATGAGAAACTGATTGTTGCACCAGAAGAGGTTGTGGGGAAGGACAATTTGAAGGTCTATAAGGCTTTCGTTTGTGCTGATTATTTGAAGTACAGAGAAAGCAATGAGAAAGGCAAGTTTGAGAAAGTTGGTTTCACTGTCAAACATTTTGCAGGTAAATAA
- the LOC107863264 gene encoding mediator of RNA polymerase II transcription subunit 21 isoform X1 has product MDIISQLQEQVNTIAALTFNTFGTLQRDAPPVRLSPNYPEPPPVNPTEDSINVAEQPKQMSAAFVKAAKQFDALVAALPLSDGGEEAQLKRIAELQDENDAVGQELQKQLEAAEKELKQVKELFNQATDNCLNLKKPE; this is encoded by the exons ATGGATATCATATCACAGCTACAGGAACAAGTAAATACAATTGCAGCTCTTACTTTCAACACCTTTGGTACACTTCAGAGGGACGCCCCTCCTGTGCGTCTGTCACCTAATTATCCGGAACCTCCTCCTGTCAATCCGACAGAAGACTCAATCAATGTTGCAGAACAACCAAAGCAGATGAGCGCTGCTTTTGTTAAGGCTGCCAAGCAG TTTGATGCGTTGGTTGCTGCTCTTCCTTTATCAGATGGGGGTGAAGAAGCCCAACTGAAAAGAATTGCAGAACTCCAG GATGAGAACGATGCAGTTGGCCAAGAACTTCAAAAACAACTGGAAGCTGCAG AGAAGGAGCTAAAGCAGGTCAAGGAGCTGTTCAACCAGGCGACAGATAACTGCCTGAACTTAAAGAAGCCAGAGTAA
- the LOC107863264 gene encoding mediator of RNA polymerase II transcription subunit 21 isoform X2: MDIISQLQEQVNTIAALTFNTFGTLQRDAPPVRLSPNYPEPPPVNPTEDSINVAEQPKQMSAAFVKAAKQFDALVAALPLSDGGEEAQLKRIAELQDENDAVGQELQKQLEAAVW; this comes from the exons ATGGATATCATATCACAGCTACAGGAACAAGTAAATACAATTGCAGCTCTTACTTTCAACACCTTTGGTACACTTCAGAGGGACGCCCCTCCTGTGCGTCTGTCACCTAATTATCCGGAACCTCCTCCTGTCAATCCGACAGAAGACTCAATCAATGTTGCAGAACAACCAAAGCAGATGAGCGCTGCTTTTGTTAAGGCTGCCAAGCAG TTTGATGCGTTGGTTGCTGCTCTTCCTTTATCAGATGGGGGTGAAGAAGCCCAACTGAAAAGAATTGCAGAACTCCAG GATGAGAACGATGCAGTTGGCCAAGAACTTCAAAAACAACTGGAAGCTGCAG TTTGGTGA